One window of the Branchiostoma lanceolatum isolate klBraLanc5 chromosome 3, klBraLanc5.hap2, whole genome shotgun sequence genome contains the following:
- the LOC136429436 gene encoding prokineticin receptor 2-like → MEVTEYIDKSFEDNATLNYDPYFLNVSTLYSYDFMDNISRLYEYDYEFEEGFDSVQPLPARVILGIVYCLIMLVCGTGNSLLITAVCRFKELRCVANVLVANLALSDLLVAVFCLPFQLDYYIVKNESWGYGDFMCATVNYVRTMSLYVSTNVLVAIAIDRYYIVVHRPMQQRRRAWVMIIPVWLTSMIFALPSAVNSKTVMNDRNDTMFCGQAWSVRSTKYYQAYYVMMFIIEYLVPIITMTYCHLTLWLKVHRRSCPGNTNQRQQQTLARSRRKTVTLVILSSLFVLCWGPYQGYTLVRDLSPLILKEKLNTAIFYAVEALAMGNNVVNTVLYVALNAKIRKYIKLMVTESVIYNSLNVNVSGSSSFRACNRPAALPAIMPASRPSVNLTRPVEIYRERETTV, encoded by the exons ATGGAAGTCACCGAATATATAGACAAGAGTTTCGAAGACAATGCTACTCTGAACTATGATCCGTACTTCTTAAACGTCAGTACATTGTATTCGTACGACTTCATGGACAATATTTCCAGACTGTATGAGTACGATTATGAGTTCGAAGAGGGATTCGACAGTGTCCAGCCGCTTCCCGCCCGTGTCATCCTCGGTATCGTCTACTGCCTCATTATGCTCGTCTGCGGCACGGGCAACTCCCTGCTCATCACGGCCGTCTGCCGCTTCAAGGAGCTCCGATGTGTGGCCAACGTCCTGGTGGCGAACCTGGCGCTGTCAGACCTGCTGGTGGCCGTCTTCTGTCTGCCCTTTCAGCTCGACTACTACATCGTCAAGAACGAGTCGTGGGGATACGGAGACTTCATGTGCGCCACGGTCAACTACGTCCGCACCATGTCCCTCTACGTTTCCACCAACGTGCTGGTGGCTATCGCCATCGACAG ATACTACATTGTCGTCCACCGCCCGATGCAGCAGCGGCGCCGGGCTTGGGTGATGATCATCCCTGTCTGGCTGACGTCCATGATATTCGCCCTCCCATCTGCTGTGAACTCCAAG ACAGTCATGAATGATCGGAACGACACGATGTTCTGTGGCCAGGCATGGTCTGTCCGCTCCACGAAGTACTACCAGGCCTACTACGTCATGATGTTCATCATCGAGTACCTGGTCCCCATCATCACCATGACGTACTGCCACCTGACCCTGTGGCTCAAGGTACACCGCCGCTCCTGCCCAGGCAACACCAACCAGCGTCAGCAGCAGACCCTAGCCAGATCGCGCCGCAAGACGGTGACCCTGGTCATCCTGTCCTCGCTCTTCGTCCTGTGCTGGGGGCCGTACCAGGGCTACACGTTGGTGCGAGACCTGTCTCCCCTCATCCTGAAAGAGAAGCTGAACACCGCAATCTTCTACGCAGTGGAGGCACTCGCCATGGGCAACAACGTGGTCAACACCGTGCTCTACGTGGCTCTCAATGCTAAGATACGTAAGTACATCAAGCTAATGGTGACTGAATCGGTCATCTACAACAGCTTGAACGTAAACGTGTCGGGCAGTTCCTCCTTCCGAGCTTGCAACCGTCCGGCTGCCCTGCCCGCCATCATGCCTGCTTCTCGGCCAAGCGTGAACCTGACGCGCCCGGTGGAAATCTACAGAGAGCGAGAAACAACAGTGTAA